One window of the Nothobranchius furzeri strain GRZ-AD chromosome 3, NfurGRZ-RIMD1, whole genome shotgun sequence genome contains the following:
- the rplp0 gene encoding large ribosomal subunit protein uL10 yields the protein MPREDRATWKSNYFMKIIQLLDDYPKCFIVGADNVGSKQMQTIRLSLRGKAVVLMGKNTMMRKAIRGHLENNPALEKLLPHIKGNVGFVFTKEDLTEVRDLLLANKVPAAARAGAIAPCDVTVPAQNTGLGPEKTSFFQALGITTKISRGTIEILSDVGLIKTGDKVGASEATLLNMLNISPFSFGLIIQQVYDNGSVYSPEVLDITEASLHTRFLEGVRNIASVCLEIGYPTLASVPHSVINGYKRVLAVAVETDYSFPLADKVKAFLADPSAFAAVAAPVAAAAVSTASAPKEEVKEESEESDDDMGFGLFD from the exons ATGCCCAGGGAAGACAGGGCCACGTGGAAGTCAAACTATTTTATGAAAATCATC CAACTTCTGGATGATTACCCAAAATGCTTCATCGTGGGGGCAGACAATGTGGGCTCCAAGCAGATGCAGACCATCCGTCTGTCTCTGCGTGGGAAAGCTGTGGTGCTGATGGGTAAAAACACCATGATGCGCAAAGCCATCCGTGGTCACTTGGAGAACAATCCTGCCTTGGAGAA GCTTCTTCCCCACATTAAAGGAAATGTGGGGTTTGTTTTCACCAAAGAGGACCTGACAGAGGTCAGGGACTTGCTGCTGGCTAATAAG GTACCTGCAGCTGCTCGTGCTGGAGCCATCGCCCCTTGTGATGTGACGGTGCCAGCTCAGAATACTGGCCTAGGTCCTGAGAAGACCTCGTTCTTCCAGGCTCTTGGTATCACCACCAAAATCTCAAGAGGAACCATTGAAATTTTG AGTGATGTCGGCTTGATCAAAACCGGTGACAAAGTTGGTGCCAGCGAGGCAACTCTGCTCAACATGTTGAACATCTCACCCTTCTCCTTTGGACTCATCATTCAGCAAGTGTATGATAATGGCAGTGTTTACAGCCCTGAGGTGCTTGACATCACAGAGGCTTCTTTGCACACCAGGTTCTTGGAG GGTGTGAGGAACATTGCTAGTGTGTGTCTGGAGATTGGCTATCCCACTTTGGCCTCTGTCCCCCACTCGGTCATCAATGGCTACAAGAGAGTCCTGGCTGTCGCTGTGGAAACGGATTACTCCTTCCCCCTGGCGGACAAG GTCAAAGCCTTCCTGGCTGACCCATCTGCTTTTGCTGCTGTCGCAGCACCTGTAGCAGCTGCAGCAGTCTCTACAGCTTCAGCTCCTAAGGAGGAGGTGAAGGAGGAGTCTGAGGAATCAGATGATGACATGGGCTTTGGTCTGTTCGACTAA
- the golga7 gene encoding golgin subfamily A member 7 yields the protein MAETHSLQDLQQPAVSSKVYVQRDYSSGTICKFQTKFPSELESRLDKQQFDETIQTLNNLYAEAEKLGGKSYLEGCLACVTAYTIFLCMETHYEKVLKKIARYIKDQNEKIYAPRGLLLTDPIERGLRVVEVTIFEDRSIGSGR from the exons ATGGCTGAG aCCCACAGCTTACaggacctccagcagccagctGTCTCCTCTAAGGTGTATGTTCAAAGGGACTACAGCTCCGGAACCATATGCAAGTTTCAGACCAAGTTCCCCTCCGAACTTGAGTCCAGG CTGGATAAGCAGCAGTTTGATGAGACCATCCAGACTCTGAACAACCTGTATGCGGAGGCAGAGAAACTCGGGGGGAAGTCCTACCTCGAAGGCTGCCTGGCCTGTGTCACGGCCTACACCATCTTCCTCTGTATGGAGACACACTATGAAAAG GTGTTGAAGAAGATTGCCAGATACATAAAGGACCAGAACGAGAAGATCTATGCTCCCAGGGGCTTGTTGCTGACAGACCCCATTGAGAGAGGCCTTAGAGTC GTCGAAGTTACCATCTTTGAAGACagaagcattggctctggaagatAA
- the r3hcc1 gene encoding R3H and coiled-coil domain-containing protein 1, translating into MERYLPKQESQFQHLVMVDLVTYQQQNHSKSVLLFPPLSSRLRFLIHRTVEDIPDLTTFSVGEGSFRRVVVCPCELRVEPDEGGYSESCDCCCEEPFSRKKTSNSIKPKCPASSQNRGPKRPDQPLFIPRAARKRLSQQNSQGSTTENDMQSCSSNSVSAPSDSCPCTETTQYTKLLCSSAQESNSQVVESKTCLQEKPLKLHENEAHVCNLTQSFTEMNLEDDESADLAFGSESVETQDTSTEMEDVIKQIEAHLKDPQAVSIKLVQNDYCLFEKVSLNSDDFRHVIEIYNFPFIFTTEDLLEAFAKYSDGGIKINWVDNTHALGVFSSEAAALHALTIYHPLIKTRKLSDGSTKAKAKAMRQAEFIQPVKERPRTDCVVAKRMVTRALGIQGRGGVQRY; encoded by the exons ATGGAGAGATATCTTCCAAAGCAAGAAAGTCAATTCCAGCATCTTGTCATGGTTGATTTAGTGACATACCAGCAGCAAAACCACAGTAAAAG TGTCCTCCTGTTCCCCCCGCTATCCAGCAGACTGCGGTTCCTGATTCACAGAACTGTTGAGGACATTCCGGATCTCACCACCTTCTCTGTGGGAGAGGGCAGTTTCCGTCGGGTAGTGGTTTGCCCTTGTGAGCTCAG GGTTGAGCCGGATGAAGGTGGCTACTCTGAAAGCTGCGACTGCTGTTGTGAAGAGCCGTTTAGCAGAAAGAAGACATCCAACAGCATCAAGCCCAAATGTCCAGCCTCATCACAAAACCGAGGCCCTAAAAGGCCAGACCAGCCCCTCTTCATTCCACGAGCTGCACGCAAGAGACTGTCTCAACAGAACTCCCAAGGCTCCACAACAGAAAATGACATGCAAAGTTGTAGCAGCAACTCTGTTAGTGCTCCATCAGACTCTTGTCCATGTACTGAAACGACACAATATACAAAGCTGTTGTGCTCTTCTGCCCAAGAATCAAACTCCCAAGTAGTGGAGAGTAAAACTTGTCTTCAGGAAAAACCACTAAAGCTGCACGAAAACGAGGCTCACGTTTGTAACCTGACTCAGTCCTTCACTGAGATGAACTTAGAAGACGACGAGAGTGCGGACCTAGCTTTTGGGTCAGAAAGTGTTGAGACACAAGACACGAGCACTGAAATGGAAGATGTAATCAAACAG ATTGAGGCACATCTTAAAGACCCACAAGCTGTCTCCATTAAGCTGGTTCAAAACGACTACTGTTTGTTTGAGAAAGTGTCGCTAAACTCCGATGACTTTCGCCATGTAATTGAAATCTACAACTTCCCATTTATTTTCACGACGGAAGACCTTCTTGAAGCTTTTGCAAAATACAG TGATGGTGGAATTAAGATCAACTGGGTGGACAACACCCACGCCCTGGGCGTTTTTTCCAGCGAGGCAGCAG CACTCCATGCTCTCACTATCTACCACCCACTGATAAAGACGCGAAAGCTTTCCGATGGGAGTACAAAAGCCAAAGCCAAAGCCATGAGACAGGCAG AATTCATCCAGCCAGTGAAGGAACGTCCCAGGACAGACTGCGTTGTTGCCAAACGGATGGTGACCAGAGCTTTAGGCATACAGGGTCGTGGTGGGGTGCAGCGATACTGA